A genomic window from Halorubrum lacusprofundi ATCC 49239 includes:
- a CDS encoding shikimate dehydrogenase, translating into MDVYGLIGNPVGHSLSPPMHEAGYGTLGIDARYVTFEPAPDDAVAAIGGAGALGVAGLNVTVPFKQDALDAVDPAPLAERIGAVNTVDFGPLRAGDADRPRGHNTDAAGVKRAFSHHDIELAGRDAVVVGAGGAGRAAAFALADAGATVHVANRTAERAVDLADAVPGATGGGLDDLGDRIAGADVLVNATSVGMDEPEATPVPADHLHGDLAVLDAVYAPIETRLLREAAAAGATTIDGAWMLLFQGVEAFEIWTGADAPVEAMNAALRAELE; encoded by the coding sequence ATGGACGTGTACGGACTGATCGGGAACCCGGTCGGCCATTCGCTGTCGCCGCCGATGCACGAGGCCGGCTACGGGACGCTCGGGATCGACGCGCGCTACGTGACGTTCGAGCCGGCCCCCGACGACGCCGTCGCGGCGATCGGGGGGGCCGGTGCGCTCGGGGTCGCCGGGCTCAACGTCACGGTCCCGTTCAAGCAGGACGCGTTGGACGCGGTGGATCCCGCGCCCCTCGCCGAGCGGATCGGCGCGGTCAACACGGTCGACTTCGGGCCGCTCCGCGCCGGCGACGCTGACCGCCCACGAGGCCACAACACCGACGCAGCGGGCGTAAAACGGGCTTTTTCTCATCACGATATCGAACTCGCGGGACGGGACGCGGTCGTCGTCGGAGCGGGCGGCGCGGGGCGGGCCGCCGCGTTCGCGCTGGCCGACGCGGGCGCGACGGTCCACGTCGCGAACCGCACCGCGGAGCGGGCGGTCGACCTGGCCGACGCGGTCCCCGGCGCGACCGGCGGGGGGCTCGACGATCTCGGCGACCGCATCGCCGGCGCCGACGTGCTGGTCAACGCCACCAGCGTGGGCATGGACGAGCCGGAGGCGACGCCCGTTCCGGCGGACCACCTCCACGGCGACCTCGCCGTGCTCGACGCGGTGTACGCGCCGATCGAGACGCGACTCCTGCGGGAGGCGGCCGCCGCGGGCGCGACGACGATCGACGGGGCGTGGATGCTACTGTTCCAAGGGGTCGAGGCGTTCGAAATCTGGACCGGCGCCGACGCGCCGGTGGAGGCGATGAACGCGGCGCTGCGGGCCGAGTTGGAGTGA
- a CDS encoding helix-hairpin-helix domain-containing protein, protein MALLQKIKEKLGFGSGPAEREETDPEVTVEREPEPESEPESEPEPESEPTDAPDDATADDESAGDEPVATDTEAAASTDSLVDEEGAAEDPSEAAEPAEAAGIADEEIAVDDDDETGVGVEELKGIGPAYAERLAEIGIETVDDLAAADAEGVAEGASVGEKRAATWIDRANEF, encoded by the coding sequence ATGGCCCTACTGCAGAAGATCAAAGAGAAGCTCGGGTTCGGGAGCGGTCCCGCCGAACGCGAGGAGACGGATCCGGAAGTGACCGTCGAGCGCGAGCCGGAACCGGAGTCGGAACCGGAGTCGGAACCAGAGCCGGAGTCGGAACCGACGGACGCGCCGGACGACGCGACCGCGGACGACGAATCGGCCGGTGACGAGCCGGTCGCTACCGACACGGAGGCGGCGGCCTCGACCGACTCGCTGGTCGACGAGGAGGGGGCCGCTGAGGACCCGTCCGAGGCGGCCGAGCCGGCTGAGGCCGCGGGGATCGCCGACGAGGAGATCGCGGTCGACGACGACGACGAGACGGGCGTCGGCGTCGAGGAACTCAAGGGCATCGGGCCGGCCTACGCGGAGCGACTCGCCGAGATCGGGATCGAGACCGTCGACGACCTCGCGGCCGCCGACGCCGAGGGGGTCGCTGAAGGGGCGAGCGTCGGCGAGAAACGGGCCGCGACGTGGATCGACCGCGCCAACGAGTTCTGA
- the sppA gene encoding signal peptide peptidase SppA — protein MERNPRSNGKNLLAAAVIGATATVAGKRLVARLTRGRFGETEEYNTAKVTVSGPIRRDTGRPSPLSRAGGATADDVVEQIEAADEDEDVEALVVELNTPGGEVLPSDDIRRAAADFDGPTLAYATDTCASGGYWIASGCDELWARDASLVGSIGVVGSRPNAAGLADKLGISYEQFTAGEYKDAGVPLREIEEDEREYLQGIIDGYYEQFVETVSEGRDMDPEAIRETEARVYLGSDAAEIGLVDELGTEDDVEDRLEELIDTEPEIHEFTPKRGLAERLGIGAERVAFAAGSGVASVFTNEGGDVDVELR, from the coding sequence ATGGAGCGCAACCCCCGCTCGAACGGGAAGAATCTTCTCGCGGCTGCGGTGATCGGCGCGACGGCGACAGTGGCGGGCAAGCGGCTCGTCGCTCGACTCACCCGCGGGCGGTTCGGCGAGACAGAGGAGTACAACACGGCGAAGGTGACGGTTTCTGGACCGATCCGGCGCGACACCGGCCGCCCGTCCCCGCTTTCGAGAGCGGGTGGGGCGACCGCCGACGACGTGGTCGAGCAGATCGAGGCGGCCGACGAGGACGAGGACGTGGAGGCGCTCGTCGTCGAGCTCAATACCCCGGGGGGCGAGGTGCTCCCGAGCGACGATATCCGGCGCGCGGCGGCCGACTTCGACGGCCCCACGCTCGCGTACGCTACCGACACCTGCGCGTCCGGCGGCTACTGGATCGCGAGCGGCTGCGACGAGCTGTGGGCGCGCGACGCGAGCCTCGTCGGCTCGATCGGCGTCGTCGGCTCCCGCCCGAACGCGGCCGGACTGGCCGACAAGCTCGGGATCTCCTACGAGCAGTTCACCGCCGGCGAGTACAAGGACGCCGGCGTCCCGCTGCGGGAGATCGAGGAGGACGAACGCGAGTACCTGCAGGGGATCATCGACGGCTACTACGAGCAGTTCGTCGAGACGGTCAGCGAGGGCCGAGACATGGACCCGGAGGCGATCCGGGAGACGGAAGCGCGGGTCTACCTCGGCAGCGACGCCGCCGAGATCGGACTCGTCGACGAGCTCGGCACCGAAGACGACGTTGAAGACCGGCTCGAAGAGCTGATCGACACGGAACCAGAGATCCACGAGTTCACGCCCAAGCGGGGACTCGCGGAGCGACTCGGTATCGGGGCCGAGCGCGTCGCGTTCGCGGCCGGCAGCGGCGTCGCGAGCGTGTTCACGAACGAGGGCGGCGACGTGGACGTCGAGCTACGGTAA
- a CDS encoding DUF373 family protein — translation MTTLVICIDRSGAIGRATNVPMPVAGWEAVRSLVTDAGLSDPEDASVNCLLESLRVARDLRDEREEAVVAVVSAESDTAVGADRSIAAQLDDLVDRYDPRAAIVVVDSAEDEQVLPIVESRIPVDSVDRVVVRQARDIESTYYLLKQFLADEQLRSTILVPFGVALLLVPALFYWFSAGEAIAGVAGLLGAALLYKGLAIDRFVAGMPERIREALYAGQVSVVTYVVAGGLALVGGFFGVLSASALSDAPALVEAVEFTYAAVPWFAVAGVTAAVGRLLDELIRGEGIRTPYLNLPFVIAAVALVVRGFAGYFLAQEAIHEPFEVGGLAVSPVQQLAAFIVVGIVVSLMGVKLASDVGTETLEDVIDADRETDGK, via the coding sequence GTGACGACGCTGGTCATCTGTATCGACCGCTCCGGGGCGATCGGGCGGGCCACCAACGTCCCGATGCCGGTCGCCGGCTGGGAGGCGGTCCGCTCGCTCGTCACCGACGCCGGGCTCAGCGACCCGGAGGACGCCAGCGTCAACTGTCTGCTCGAATCGCTGCGGGTCGCTCGCGACCTCCGCGACGAGCGCGAGGAGGCGGTCGTCGCGGTCGTGTCGGCCGAAAGCGACACCGCGGTCGGCGCGGATCGCTCGATCGCCGCCCAACTCGACGACCTCGTGGACCGATACGACCCCCGGGCCGCGATCGTCGTCGTCGACTCCGCCGAGGACGAGCAGGTGCTCCCGATCGTGGAGTCGCGGATCCCGGTCGATTCGGTCGACCGCGTGGTGGTCCGGCAGGCCCGCGATATCGAGTCGACCTACTACTTGCTCAAGCAGTTCCTCGCCGACGAGCAGCTCCGGTCGACGATTCTCGTTCCGTTCGGGGTCGCGCTCCTGTTGGTGCCCGCGCTGTTCTACTGGTTCTCCGCCGGCGAGGCGATCGCGGGCGTCGCCGGGCTGCTCGGGGCCGCGCTCCTGTATAAAGGCCTCGCGATCGACCGGTTCGTCGCGGGGATGCCCGAACGGATCCGCGAGGCGCTGTACGCCGGTCAGGTGTCGGTGGTGACGTACGTCGTCGCCGGCGGGCTCGCGCTGGTCGGCGGCTTCTTCGGCGTGCTCTCCGCGTCGGCCCTGAGCGACGCCCCGGCGCTGGTCGAGGCGGTCGAGTTCACATACGCCGCGGTCCCGTGGTTCGCGGTCGCAGGTGTGACCGCAGCGGTCGGACGACTGCTCGACGAGCTGATCCGCGGCGAGGGAATCCGAACGCCGTACCTCAACCTCCCGTTTGTCATCGCCGCCGTTGCCTTGGTTGTCCGCGGATTCGCCGGCTACTTCCTCGCGCAGGAGGCGATCCACGAGCCGTTCGAGGTGGGTGGCCTCGCCGTGAGTCCGGTCCAGCAGCTCGCGGCGTTCATCGTCGTCGGTATCGTGGTCTCGCTTATGGGAGTCAAGCTCGCGAGCGACGTGGGTACGGAAACGCTGGAGGACGTGATCGACGCGGATCGGGAGACGGACGGGAAGTGA
- a CDS encoding uracil-xanthine permease family protein translates to MAGDEDENTFVQYGINDKPPLGKSLFLGVQHYLTMVGANIAVPLLLAGAMGMPDAVVPRFVGTFFVVSGIATLAQTTFGNRYPIVQGAPFSMLAPALAVIGVVTANPPEGIVAWRAALLQLQGAIIVAALAEVAIGYLGLVGRLRRYLSPVVIAPVIVLIGLSLFNSPDIATANQNWWLVGLTLVAIVLFSQYLGERSNIFQLFPVLLGIVVAWAIAAGLSVLGIFGPDTPGYIDLASVAAAEPVHPIYPLQWGMPSVTPAFVIGMLAGVAASIVESIGDYHAVARLSGMGAPSSERMSHGIGMEGLMNVFSGVMGTGGSTSYSENIGAIGLTGVASRYVVQIGAALMILVGFVGYFGQLVATIPSPIIGGLYIAMFAQIVGVGLSNLKYVDLDSSRNIFIIGISLFSGLAIPEYMRSVGSASAFQQGLADSFLVGPLLGADVAANTIYVIGSTGMAVGGIVAIFLDNSIAGTATERGLTAWEEAAEEDADFTSAYERFFG, encoded by the coding sequence ATGGCAGGGGACGAGGACGAAAATACGTTTGTTCAGTATGGTATCAATGACAAACCACCGCTCGGAAAGTCACTCTTTCTCGGTGTCCAGCACTATCTCACGATGGTGGGCGCGAACATCGCCGTGCCGCTTCTCCTCGCGGGTGCGATGGGAATGCCCGACGCGGTCGTTCCGCGTTTCGTCGGCACGTTCTTCGTCGTCTCGGGAATCGCGACACTCGCGCAGACGACGTTCGGCAACCGCTACCCGATCGTGCAGGGAGCGCCGTTCTCGATGCTCGCGCCCGCGCTCGCGGTCATCGGCGTCGTGACGGCGAACCCGCCGGAGGGTATCGTCGCCTGGCGGGCGGCGCTGCTCCAACTCCAAGGCGCGATCATCGTCGCCGCGCTCGCCGAGGTCGCGATCGGCTATCTCGGACTCGTCGGACGGTTGCGGAGATATCTCTCACCGGTCGTTATCGCGCCGGTCATCGTACTCATCGGCTTGTCACTGTTCAACTCGCCCGATATCGCGACAGCCAATCAGAACTGGTGGCTCGTCGGTCTGACGCTGGTCGCTATCGTTTTGTTCTCACAGTACCTCGGAGAGAGGTCAAACATCTTCCAGCTGTTTCCGGTCCTCCTCGGTATCGTCGTCGCATGGGCAATCGCTGCGGGCTTATCGGTCCTCGGGATCTTCGGGCCAGACACGCCCGGCTACATCGATCTGGCAAGCGTCGCGGCGGCCGAACCGGTCCATCCCATCTATCCGCTCCAGTGGGGTATGCCGAGCGTTACGCCCGCGTTCGTCATCGGTATGCTCGCCGGTGTCGCCGCTTCGATCGTCGAATCTATCGGTGATTACCATGCCGTCGCCCGTCTCTCCGGAATGGGTGCCCCCAGCAGCGAGCGCATGTCTCACGGCATCGGTATGGAAGGACTCATGAACGTCTTCTCCGGGGTGATGGGTACTGGCGGGTCGACCTCGTACTCCGAAAATATCGGTGCTATCGGTCTCACCGGTGTGGCCTCACGGTACGTCGTCCAAATCGGTGCCGCGCTCATGATTCTCGTCGGGTTCGTCGGCTATTTCGGCCAGCTCGTCGCCACGATTCCGAGCCCGATCATCGGTGGTCTCTACATCGCAATGTTCGCCCAAATCGTCGGCGTCGGTCTCTCAAACCTCAAGTACGTCGACCTCGACTCGTCGCGAAATATCTTCATCATCGGAATCTCGCTCTTCTCCGGGCTGGCCATCCCGGAGTACATGCGGAGCGTCGGGAGCGCGAGCGCCTTTCAACAGGGACTGGCCGACAGCTTCCTCGTCGGCCCGCTTCTGGGTGCCGACGTCGCCGCAAACACCATCTACGTCATCGGGTCGACGGGTATGGCCGTCGGAGGGATCGTCGCGATTTTCCTCGATAACTCGATCGCCGGGACGGCTACGGAACGTGGACTCACCGCGTGGGAGGAAGCGGCCGAAGAGGATGCGGATTTCACGTCCGCTTACGAGCGTTTTTTCGGATAA